A genomic region of Peromyscus eremicus chromosome 19, PerEre_H2_v1, whole genome shotgun sequence contains the following coding sequences:
- the Impact gene encoding protein IMPACT, which translates to MAEGDVGNDQRQNEEIEAMAAIYGEEWCVIDDCAKVFCIRISDDIDDPKWTLCLQVMLPSEYPGTAPPIYQLNAPWLKGQERADLSNSLEEIYIQNIGESILYLWVEKIRDVLIQKSQMMEPGPDVKKKTEEEDVECEDDLIVEHQPANAVKTVDFNISEHVPEIEELPPVDHGVPITDRRSTFQAHVAPVVCPKQVKMVLAKLYENKKIASATHNIYAYRIYCEDKQTFLQDCEDDGETAAGGRLLHLMEILNVKNVMVVVSRWYGGILLGPDRFKHINNCARNILVEKNFTNSPEESSKSLGKKKVKKDKKRSEH; encoded by the exons AATGAGGAAATCGAAGCCATGGCCGCCATTTATGGGGAGGAGTGGTGCGTTATAGATGATTGTGCCAAAGTATTTTGTATTAGAATCAGCGACGACATAGATGACCCCAAATGGACACTCTGCTTGcag GTGATGTTACCGAGTGAATACCCAGGTACAGCACCACCTATTTATCAGTTGAA TGCTCCTTGGCTGAAAGGGCAAGAACGTGCAGACTTATCCAACAGCCTTGAGGAAATATACAT ACAGAATATTGGTGAAAGTATTCTTTACCTGTGGGTGGAGAAAATAAGAGATGTTCTGATACAGAAATCCCAGATGATGGAGCCAG GCccagatgtaaagaaaaaaactgaagaggAAGATGTTGAATGTGAAGATGACCTCATTGTTGAACATCAGCCAGCAAATGCAGTTAAAACAGTAGACTTCAACATCAGTGAACATGTACCAG AAATAGAAGAACTGCCTCCAGTTGACCATGGCGTTCCTATCACAGACCGAAGGAGCACTTTTCAGGCCCATGTGGCCCCTGTAGTCTGTCCTAAGCAG gtgaaaatGGTTCTTGCCAAATTGTATGAGAATAAGAAAATAGCCAGTGCCACCCACAATATCTACGCCTACAG GATATACTGTGAGGACAAGCAGACCTTCCTGCAGGACTGTGAGGATGATGGAGAGACAGCTGCTGGGGGGCGTCTTCTTCACCTCATGGAG ATTTTGAATGTGAAGAATGTCATGGTGGTAGTATCCCGTTGGTATGGAGGAATTCTGCTCGGACCTGATCGTTTCAAACATATCAACAACTGTGCCAGGAATATACTGGTGGAGAAGAACTTCACAAATTCACCT GAGGAGTCATCTAAGAGTttgggaaagaagaaagtaaaaaaagacAAGAAGCGGAGCGAACATTAA